In Xylanibacillus composti, the following are encoded in one genomic region:
- the tlp gene encoding small acid-soluble spore protein Tlp — translation MAKPDNRADNAEKLQDMVQNTLENAEESEEYLAEFADELPASQVRHMREKNERRRQSVEGFREEIKDEASDH, via the coding sequence ATGGCAAAACCGGACAATCGCGCAGACAATGCGGAGAAACTGCAGGATATGGTACAGAATACATTGGAAAACGCCGAGGAAAGCGAAGAATATTTGGCAGAGTTTGCCGATGAGCTTCCCGCTTCCCAAGTAAGGCACATGCGCGAGAAGAATGAGCGTCGGCGCCAAAGTGTAGAAGGCTTCCGCGAAGAAATAAAGGATGAGGCGAGCGATCACTAA